In Simplicispira sp. 125, one DNA window encodes the following:
- a CDS encoding thioredoxin family protein, protein MSHRTFHRFLFALVFIAASAGWTSANAQFSNKPALATSSVVSTPQVRAELVAHAPEGLTPGQTVWVGLWLTHQRDWHTYWKNPGDSGLPTELTWELPPGLDMGETAWPVPRLFRIGKLANYGYDGQVLLAAPMQVPASFKPPPGGMGQIDIRLRATWLACRVECIPEEGSFVLQLPVRSSTAMHSALFAQAQGAQPQPLQGQSHITVEGERLQLRVTGLPASVHGQPLEVFAETPAVLVPAAVPGQDWTQVWQGDTWTASLPLSPERGASPVQLPLVLAPEGRSAGDAPQGWHTVAAVEGQWSRAAPLTGVSPALAAALAANQNTPQPPAASGGALLTALLGGLIGGLLLNLMPCVFPVLAIKVMGFARHGNHQRAQRLGGVAYTAGVVLSFMALGGLLLALRAAGEQLGWGFQLQSPTVVAVLALLFTLIGLNLAGVFEFGQFVPGRLATLQARHPAGDAFLTGVLAVAIASPCTAPFMGAALGFAIDMPAPQALAVFAALGVGMALPYLLAAWVPAVVGWLPRPGAWMDTFRRAMAFPMFATVVWLVWVLGQQSGIDGAGALLALLVAGSSVVWALTLRGRTRIVIASVLIAFSAWLAGTIGPNVLQPMEAPAPVAGVGSAPGALWQPWSAQRVQELTAQGKPVFVDFTAAWCVTCQYNKRNALQDAGVLADFDKRGVTLLRADWTRRDSAITTALAQLGRNGVPVYVLLAPGRAPVVMSEILSVSELRAALALL, encoded by the coding sequence ATGTCCCATCGCACCTTCCACCGTTTTCTGTTCGCTCTTGTTTTCATAGCTGCCAGCGCAGGATGGACAAGCGCCAACGCCCAATTCAGTAACAAACCCGCCCTTGCCACCAGCAGCGTGGTGAGCACGCCGCAGGTACGCGCCGAGCTGGTGGCCCATGCCCCCGAGGGGCTGACACCGGGCCAGACCGTGTGGGTGGGCCTGTGGCTGACGCACCAGAGGGACTGGCATACCTACTGGAAGAACCCCGGCGATTCGGGCCTGCCCACCGAGCTGACCTGGGAGCTGCCGCCCGGCCTGGACATGGGCGAGACCGCCTGGCCTGTGCCCCGGCTGTTCCGCATCGGCAAGCTGGCCAACTACGGCTACGACGGACAGGTGCTGCTGGCCGCGCCGATGCAGGTACCCGCCAGCTTCAAACCCCCGCCGGGCGGCATGGGCCAGATCGACATCCGCCTGCGCGCCACCTGGCTGGCCTGCCGCGTGGAATGCATCCCCGAAGAGGGCAGCTTCGTGCTGCAACTGCCGGTGCGCAGCTCTACCGCCATGCACAGCGCCCTGTTCGCACAGGCGCAAGGTGCCCAGCCGCAGCCCCTGCAGGGCCAGAGCCACATCACCGTGGAGGGCGAACGCCTGCAACTGCGCGTGACCGGCCTGCCTGCCAGCGTGCACGGCCAGCCGCTCGAAGTGTTTGCCGAAACCCCGGCCGTGCTGGTGCCCGCCGCCGTGCCCGGCCAGGACTGGACGCAGGTCTGGCAGGGCGACACCTGGACGGCCAGCCTGCCGCTCTCGCCCGAACGCGGCGCCAGCCCGGTACAACTGCCGCTGGTGCTGGCCCCCGAGGGCCGCAGTGCGGGCGACGCGCCCCAGGGCTGGCATACCGTGGCCGCCGTCGAGGGGCAATGGAGCCGTGCGGCGCCGCTCACGGGCGTGTCCCCCGCGCTGGCCGCGGCCCTGGCGGCCAACCAAAACACCCCGCAACCCCCTGCCGCATCCGGCGGCGCGCTGCTCACGGCCCTGCTGGGCGGCCTGATTGGCGGGTTGCTGCTCAATCTCATGCCCTGCGTCTTCCCGGTGCTGGCCATCAAGGTGATGGGCTTTGCCCGGCATGGCAACCACCAGCGCGCGCAGCGCCTGGGCGGCGTGGCCTACACCGCTGGCGTGGTGCTGTCCTTCATGGCGCTGGGCGGCCTGCTGCTGGCCCTGCGCGCGGCGGGCGAGCAACTGGGCTGGGGCTTTCAGCTCCAGTCGCCCACCGTGGTGGCGGTGCTGGCGCTGCTCTTTACGCTGATCGGGCTGAACCTGGCAGGCGTGTTCGAGTTCGGCCAGTTCGTGCCCGGGCGCCTGGCCACGCTGCAGGCGCGCCACCCGGCGGGCGATGCCTTTTTGACCGGCGTGCTGGCCGTGGCCATCGCCTCGCCGTGCACGGCGCCCTTCATGGGCGCGGCCCTGGGTTTTGCCATCGACATGCCCGCGCCGCAGGCGCTGGCCGTGTTTGCCGCGCTGGGCGTCGGCATGGCCCTGCCCTACCTGCTGGCCGCCTGGGTTCCTGCCGTGGTGGGCTGGCTGCCGCGCCCCGGCGCGTGGATGGACACCTTCCGCCGTGCCATGGCCTTCCCCATGTTTGCCACCGTGGTGTGGTTGGTGTGGGTGCTGGGCCAGCAAAGCGGCATCGATGGCGCCGGCGCCCTGCTGGCGCTGCTGGTGGCGGGCAGCAGCGTGGTGTGGGCACTGACGCTGCGGGGCCGCACGCGCATCGTTATTGCTTCTGTTTTGATAGCATTTAGCGCATGGTTGGCGGGCACCATCGGCCCGAATGTGCTCCAACCCATGGAGGCACCGGCCCCCGTGGCGGGCGTGGGCAGCGCCCCCGGTGCGCTGTGGCAACCCTGGTCGGCCCAGCGTGTGCAGGAACTGACGGCGCAAGGCAAACCGGTGTTCGTGGACTTCACCGCCGCCTGGTGCGTGACCTGCCAGTACAACAAGCGCAACGCCCTGCAGGACGCTGGCGTGCTGGCCGACTTTGACAAGCGCGGCGTGACGCTGCTGCGCGCCGACTGGACGCGGCGCGACAGCGCCATCACCACCGCGCTGGCCCAGCTGGGCCGCAACGGCGTGCCGGTGTACGTGCTGCTGGCCCCCGGCCGCGCGCCCGTGGTGATGAGCGAGATCCTCAGCGTGTCGGAACTGCGGGCCGCGCTGGCCCTGCTCTGA
- a CDS encoding porin yields the protein MKKSLIALAVLGTFAGIAAAQSNVTLYGRADAALGKPFGGKSQMISNYKETSMLGVRGVEDLGGGLKASFNFEQGINIEDGALTGGAAGAWNRAAWLAVGGGFGEFAMGRMTTAQNRTMGMFDLNGTANNTSALKNLGLDADGSLGGNRANSQFMYTSPNLSGFQARASVIMKEDKAAPAAGAADTRKGSYQLAASYKSGPLSLGAVVQSKLAEGANNRTGYALGARYDFQSFLVSALYTQDESRSTGKGFGLGVAMPLGAWVLGAQVARVTDNPNPAREDATAYELFANYYLSKRTMLYAGYGGLDSAGKAVKGTTGSNTFGLGLVHKF from the coding sequence ATGAAAAAATCCCTGATCGCCCTGGCCGTGCTCGGCACATTTGCGGGCATCGCCGCGGCCCAATCCAATGTCACCCTGTACGGGCGCGCCGACGCCGCACTGGGCAAGCCCTTTGGCGGCAAGTCGCAAATGATCAGCAACTACAAGGAAACCTCCATGCTGGGCGTGCGCGGCGTGGAAGACCTGGGTGGCGGCCTGAAGGCGTCCTTCAACTTCGAACAAGGCATCAACATTGAAGACGGCGCCCTGACGGGCGGCGCGGCAGGCGCCTGGAACCGCGCGGCCTGGCTGGCCGTCGGCGGCGGCTTTGGCGAGTTCGCCATGGGCCGCATGACCACGGCGCAGAACCGCACCATGGGCATGTTCGACCTCAACGGCACGGCCAACAACACCTCGGCGCTGAAGAACCTCGGCCTGGACGCCGACGGTTCGCTGGGCGGCAACCGCGCCAACAGCCAGTTCATGTACACCTCGCCCAATCTGAGCGGCTTCCAGGCGCGTGCATCGGTGATCATGAAGGAAGACAAGGCCGCCCCCGCCGCCGGCGCTGCCGACACGCGCAAGGGCTCGTACCAGTTGGCTGCCAGCTACAAGAGCGGCCCGCTGAGCCTGGGCGCCGTGGTGCAGAGCAAGCTGGCCGAAGGCGCCAACAACCGCACCGGCTATGCCCTGGGCGCACGCTACGACTTCCAGTCCTTCCTGGTCAGCGCGCTGTACACGCAGGACGAATCCAGGAGCACCGGCAAGGGCTTTGGCCTGGGTGTGGCCATGCCGCTGGGGGCCTGGGTACTGGGCGCGCAGGTGGCCCGCGTGACGGACAACCCCAACCCCGCCCGCGAAGACGCCACGGCCTACGAGCTGTTCGCCAACTACTACCTGTCCAAGCGCACCATGCTCTACGCGGGCTACGGCGGCCTCGACAGCGCCGGCAAGGCGGTCAAGGGCACGACCGGCTCCAACACCTTCGGCCTGGGCCTGGTGCACAAGTTCTGA
- a CDS encoding CoA-binding protein → MTTPLPPNVDTDAAITTLLRECRSIAVVGLSPKAHRDSHHVALYLQQQGYRIVPVNPLATEILGERCWPSLTEAARHVQIDLVDVFRQSDEVPAIADEAIAIGARGLWLQLGVHHNAACEHARAAGLAVVQDKCTLVEHQRLNALDGAAQGRPAS, encoded by the coding sequence ATGACAACACCCTTACCTCCCAACGTCGACACCGACGCAGCCATCACCACCCTGCTGCGCGAGTGCCGCTCCATTGCCGTGGTGGGCCTCTCGCCCAAGGCGCACCGCGACAGCCACCATGTGGCGCTGTACCTGCAGCAGCAGGGCTACCGCATCGTGCCGGTGAACCCGCTGGCCACCGAAATTTTGGGTGAACGCTGCTGGCCTTCGCTGACCGAGGCCGCCCGGCATGTGCAGATCGACCTGGTGGACGTTTTTCGCCAGAGCGACGAGGTTCCAGCCATTGCCGATGAAGCCATTGCCATCGGCGCGCGGGGCCTGTGGCTGCAGTTGGGCGTGCACCACAACGCTGCCTGCGAGCACGCCCGCGCCGCCGGCTTGGCTGTGGTGCAGGACAAATGCACCCTGGTGGAACACCAGCGACTCAACGCCCTGGACGGAGCCGCACAGGGACGCCCGGCGAGCTAG
- the hemE gene encoding uroporphyrinogen decarboxylase, with protein MSYAPLTNDTFLRACRRQATDYTPLWLMRQAGRYLPEYKATRARAGSFMGLATNVDYATEVTLQPLDRFPLDAAILFSDILTVPDAMGLGLTFAEGEGPRFAKQVRDEAAVAELAVPDMDKLRYVFDAVTSIRKALNGRVPLIGFSGSPWTLACYMVEGKGSDDYRLVKSLMYSRPDLMHRILAVNADAVAQYLNAQIDAGAQAVMVFDSWGGVLADGAFQQFSLEYTRRVLAQLKRTGVDGQDVPRIVFTKGGGIWLEDMKDIDCEVLGLDWTANLGKARAIVGGQVGGPGKALQGNIDPNVLFAPPAQIASQVHAVLDSFGKPHTDRTTTGPTHIFNLGHGISQFTPPEHVTALVEAVHSYSRALRQR; from the coding sequence ATGAGTTACGCCCCCCTGACCAATGACACCTTCCTGCGCGCCTGCCGGCGCCAGGCCACCGACTACACCCCCCTGTGGCTGATGCGCCAGGCGGGCCGCTACCTGCCCGAATACAAGGCCACGCGCGCGCGCGCCGGCAGCTTCATGGGCCTGGCCACCAACGTGGACTACGCCACTGAAGTGACCTTGCAGCCGCTCGACCGCTTCCCGCTCGACGCCGCCATTTTGTTCAGCGACATCCTGACCGTGCCTGACGCCATGGGCCTGGGCCTGACATTCGCCGAGGGTGAAGGCCCGCGCTTTGCCAAGCAGGTGCGCGACGAAGCCGCTGTGGCCGAACTCGCCGTACCCGACATGGACAAGCTGCGCTATGTGTTCGACGCCGTCACCAGCATCCGCAAGGCATTGAATGGCCGCGTGCCGCTGATCGGCTTCTCGGGCAGCCCCTGGACGCTGGCCTGCTACATGGTCGAAGGCAAGGGCAGCGACGACTACCGCCTCGTCAAAAGCCTGATGTACAGCCGCCCCGACCTGATGCACCGCATCCTGGCCGTGAATGCCGACGCCGTGGCGCAGTACCTGAACGCCCAGATCGACGCGGGCGCCCAAGCCGTGATGGTGTTCGACAGCTGGGGCGGCGTGCTGGCCGATGGCGCGTTCCAGCAGTTCAGCCTGGAATACACCCGCCGCGTGCTCGCGCAGCTCAAGCGCACCGGCGTCGATGGCCAGGACGTGCCGCGCATCGTCTTCACCAAGGGCGGCGGTATCTGGCTCGAAGACATGAAGGACATCGACTGCGAGGTGCTGGGCCTGGACTGGACGGCCAACCTGGGCAAGGCGCGCGCCATCGTGGGTGGCCAGGTGGGTGGCCCCGGCAAGGCGCTGCAGGGCAATATCGACCCGAACGTGCTGTTCGCCCCGCCCGCGCAGATTGCGAGCCAGGTGCACGCCGTGCTCGACAGCTTTGGCAAGCCCCACACCGACCGCACGACGACCGGCCCGACGCACATCTTCAACCTGGGCCACGGCATCAGCCAGTTCACCCCGCCCGAGCATGTGACCGCGCTGGTCGAAGCCGTGCACAGCTATTCGCGCGCGCTGCGCCAGCGTTGA
- the priA gene encoding primosomal protein N' — translation MPENQGICPDRPSVTALTYTVQVAVNTPSHSGVDDLLDYTSTQPLAPGTLVRVPLGRREVLGVVWDTPANAPGTSPHQLRAVAGVLEGLAPLNAPWRRLVAFAARYYQRSLGEVALAALPPQLRDLQPEQLARRLRRASTQGDTFNATPLIALSAEQESARAEIDAKKGPFLLFGSTGSGKTEVYLRCVQDLLARSPTAQALVMVPEINLTPQLEERFVARFGGGSVVSLHSGMTNPQRLKSWLAAHSGQARIVLGTRMAVFASLPGLGLIVVDEEHDPSYKQQEGARYSARDLAVWRGREQGAKVLLGSATPSLESWHASRPPSADDPEGGRYQRLAMPSRIGAAQLPRVRRVDMNHQPRRTVFSAPLLAAMTQRIARGEQCMVLLNRRGYAPVLHCQDCGWKSDCPHCSAHQVFHKIDRSLRCHHCGFAVRVPHACPGCGSPDIVALGRGTEQLEEQLAALMAHVQRPDGGPVRVARIDADSTRAKGALQSQLAQVHAGEVDVLVGTQMIAKGHDFRRITLVAAVQPDGALFSSDFRAPERLLALLMQAAGRAGRDAAYMAAQGTQCEMWVQSFHPQHAVFEALRTHDYPAFAAQQLKEREEAAMPPFAFQALVRADARTQEVAQGFLAAASSAAHAHGLPGLDQVTLYPPVPLTIQRVAQVERAQMLVEGSSRTALQRFLTAWQPVLQATRGQPEHKGLIRWLVDVDPLAI, via the coding sequence ATGCCTGAAAATCAAGGCATTTGCCCTGATCGCCCCTCCGTGACCGCCCTCACCTACACCGTGCAGGTGGCCGTCAACACCCCGTCGCACAGCGGCGTGGACGACCTGCTCGACTACACCAGCACACAACCGCTTGCTCCCGGCACGCTGGTGCGGGTGCCCCTGGGCCGGCGCGAGGTGCTGGGCGTGGTGTGGGACACACCGGCCAATGCCCCGGGCACATCCCCCCACCAGTTGCGCGCCGTGGCTGGGGTGCTGGAAGGCCTGGCCCCGCTGAACGCCCCCTGGCGCCGTCTGGTGGCTTTTGCGGCGCGCTACTACCAGCGCAGCCTGGGCGAGGTGGCCCTGGCCGCGCTGCCCCCGCAACTGCGCGACCTGCAGCCCGAACAGCTGGCACGCCGCCTGCGCCGCGCCAGCACACAGGGCGACACCTTCAACGCTACGCCTTTGATAGCGCTCAGCGCAGAACAGGAAAGCGCTAGAGCCGAAATTGATGCTAAAAAAGGCCCGTTCCTGCTGTTTGGCAGCACCGGCAGCGGCAAGACCGAGGTCTATCTGCGCTGCGTGCAGGACCTGCTAGCGCGCAGCCCCACCGCCCAGGCGCTGGTGATGGTGCCCGAGATCAACCTCACGCCGCAACTGGAAGAGCGTTTTGTGGCCCGCTTTGGCGGGGGCAGCGTCGTCTCGCTGCACAGCGGCATGACGAACCCGCAGCGCCTCAAAAGCTGGCTGGCGGCGCACAGCGGGCAGGCACGCATTGTGTTGGGCACGCGCATGGCGGTGTTTGCATCGCTGCCGGGCCTGGGCCTGATCGTCGTGGACGAGGAGCACGACCCCAGCTACAAGCAGCAGGAAGGCGCCCGCTACTCGGCGCGCGACCTGGCGGTGTGGCGCGGGCGCGAACAGGGCGCCAAGGTCCTCCTCGGCTCGGCCACGCCCTCGCTGGAGAGCTGGCATGCCAGCCGCCCGCCCAGCGCGGATGACCCCGAGGGCGGTCGCTACCAGCGGCTGGCCATGCCCAGCCGCATTGGCGCCGCGCAGTTGCCCCGCGTGCGCCGCGTGGACATGAACCACCAGCCCCGGCGCACCGTGTTCTCGGCCCCGCTGCTGGCCGCCATGACGCAGCGCATCGCGCGTGGCGAGCAGTGCATGGTGCTGCTCAACCGCCGGGGCTATGCCCCGGTGCTGCACTGCCAGGATTGCGGCTGGAAAAGCGACTGCCCGCACTGCAGCGCACACCAGGTGTTCCACAAGATCGACCGCAGCCTGCGCTGCCACCACTGCGGCTTTGCCGTGCGCGTGCCGCACGCCTGCCCCGGCTGTGGCAGCCCCGACATCGTGGCCCTGGGCCGGGGCACCGAGCAGCTCGAAGAACAACTGGCCGCCCTGATGGCCCACGTGCAGCGCCCGGACGGCGGCCCCGTGCGCGTGGCGCGCATCGACGCCGACAGCACCCGCGCCAAGGGTGCGCTGCAAAGCCAGCTGGCCCAGGTGCACGCGGGCGAGGTCGATGTGCTGGTGGGTACGCAAATGATCGCCAAGGGCCACGACTTTCGCCGCATCACCCTGGTGGCGGCGGTGCAGCCCGACGGCGCCCTGTTCTCCAGCGACTTTCGCGCGCCCGAGCGCCTGCTGGCCTTGCTCATGCAGGCGGCAGGCCGGGCCGGGCGCGACGCGGCCTATATGGCAGCGCAGGGAACGCAGTGCGAAATGTGGGTGCAAAGCTTTCACCCGCAGCACGCCGTGTTCGAGGCCCTGCGCACGCACGACTACCCGGCTTTTGCCGCGCAGCAGCTCAAGGAACGCGAGGAGGCCGCCATGCCGCCGTTTGCCTTCCAGGCCCTGGTGCGCGCCGATGCGCGCACGCAGGAGGTGGCCCAAGGCTTCCTCGCCGCAGCGAGCAGCGCCGCGCACGCCCACGGCCTGCCAGGGCTGGACCAGGTCACGCTCTACCCCCCGGTGCCGCTGACCATCCAGCGCGTGGCCCAGGTCGAGCGCGCCCAGATGCTTGTCGAGGGCAGCAGCCGCACCGCGCTGCAGCGCTTTCTGACCGCATGGCAGCCGGTGCTGCAGGCCACGCGGGGCCAGCCCGAGCACAAGGGACTGATCCGCTGGCTGGTGGATGTGGATCCGCTAGCGATTTGA
- a CDS encoding ATP-binding protein, with the protein MEFDIRTLSVLQGMAWVVFALTTMVMARVHPKETHLRDWTLGAVLCLLGSALHAWGTPTSGIASLIAGNTLLCAGGGVLFLALCGLLGQPQPRWLPWAVACISVPSLLWATYVQPSFSARVVVVSLLLAIPLIASAWAVWRNEQTREPGRLQWVNRLMLLVFAGGAGVFIWRLVYAAYNLTESKSIFASSPLYAAPYLWCILYNVWIPIAIALTVSERLQRDLAQARDRADADNEAKSRFLATMSHEIRTPMNGILGMAQMLQQPTMDSSARQEAALVIVQSGQTLLTLLNDILDISKVEAGKFELAPVSFEPHQLICEIESLFAECARNQGLRLLSDWIGPQDARYTADAMRLRQMLSNLVGNAIKFTPQGEVRIEARELAQTGVGAVLEFSVTDTGIGLSQEQSARLFMPFSQADNSITREYGGSGLGLSIVRRLARLMGGDAGVQSQPAQGARFWFRVQVGFAAAPAAVLVPASPQGMLQPPTTQGAMVLVAEDNAINRVVITAMLERIGLTAVVAEDGQQAAQQLERLQCNGTPPALVFMDMQMPVLDGLAATQHIRAKEKTQNHARVPIIALTANAYAEDRERCQSAGMDDFLAKPVNFAQLQAMVDRWIRPRTTG; encoded by the coding sequence ATGGAATTCGATATCCGGACTCTCTCTGTGCTCCAAGGCATGGCCTGGGTCGTGTTTGCGCTGACCACCATGGTCATGGCGCGCGTACACCCCAAAGAGACTCACCTGCGCGACTGGACGCTGGGTGCCGTGCTGTGCCTGCTCGGCAGCGCGTTACACGCCTGGGGCACGCCGACGTCAGGTATCGCATCCCTCATCGCTGGCAATACGCTGCTGTGTGCAGGCGGCGGCGTGCTGTTCTTGGCCCTGTGCGGGCTGCTGGGCCAGCCGCAGCCGCGCTGGCTGCCATGGGCGGTCGCATGTATCAGCGTGCCGTCGCTGCTGTGGGCCACCTATGTGCAACCCAGCTTTTCGGCGCGCGTAGTGGTGGTTTCCTTGTTATTGGCAATACCCCTGATCGCATCAGCGTGGGCCGTTTGGCGCAATGAACAAACGCGCGAACCAGGACGCCTGCAATGGGTCAACCGGCTGATGCTGCTGGTGTTTGCGGGCGGCGCGGGCGTTTTTATTTGGCGGTTGGTCTATGCCGCATACAACCTGACCGAATCGAAGTCGATCTTTGCATCAAGCCCTTTGTACGCCGCGCCCTACCTCTGGTGCATTCTGTACAACGTCTGGATCCCCATTGCCATCGCGCTCACCGTCAGCGAGCGGCTGCAACGGGATCTGGCGCAGGCGCGTGACCGTGCCGATGCCGACAACGAGGCCAAGAGCCGCTTCCTGGCCACCATGAGCCACGAGATTCGCACGCCCATGAACGGCATTCTGGGCATGGCGCAAATGCTGCAACAGCCCACCATGGACTCATCGGCGCGACAAGAAGCGGCGCTGGTCATCGTGCAGTCGGGTCAAACCCTGCTGACACTGCTCAACGACATCCTGGACATTTCCAAAGTCGAAGCCGGCAAGTTTGAGCTGGCACCCGTGTCTTTCGAGCCTCATCAGTTGATCTGCGAAATCGAGAGCCTGTTCGCCGAATGCGCGCGCAACCAAGGCCTGCGCCTGCTCTCAGACTGGATCGGCCCACAAGACGCCCGTTACACCGCAGACGCCATGCGGCTGCGCCAGATGTTGTCGAACCTGGTCGGCAATGCGATCAAATTCACGCCCCAAGGCGAGGTGCGCATTGAGGCGCGTGAGTTAGCGCAGACCGGAGTCGGTGCCGTGCTGGAATTTTCCGTCACCGACACCGGCATCGGCCTGTCACAAGAGCAGAGCGCGCGGCTTTTCATGCCGTTCTCGCAGGCTGACAACTCCATCACGCGCGAATACGGCGGCAGCGGCCTGGGCTTGTCCATCGTGCGCCGCCTGGCGCGCCTGATGGGCGGCGACGCCGGGGTGCAAAGCCAGCCGGCCCAGGGCGCACGTTTCTGGTTCCGTGTACAGGTGGGCTTTGCTGCGGCGCCCGCAGCCGTGCTGGTGCCCGCAAGCCCACAGGGCATGTTGCAGCCGCCGACCACTCAAGGCGCGATGGTGCTGGTGGCGGAAGACAACGCCATCAACCGCGTCGTGATCACCGCCATGCTCGAACGCATAGGCCTGACCGCCGTGGTCGCCGAAGACGGCCAACAGGCCGCGCAACAACTGGAGCGGCTGCAGTGCAACGGCACGCCGCCAGCACTGGTTTTCATGGATATGCAGATGCCCGTGCTTGACGGCCTGGCCGCCACGCAGCACATCCGTGCCAAGGAAAAAACACAAAACCATGCGCGCGTGCCCATCATCGCGCTGACCGCAAACGCCTACGCCGAAGACCGCGAGCGCTGCCAGAGCGCCGGAATGGATGACTTCCTCGCCAAGCCAGTGAACTTTGCGCAGCTGCAAGCCATGGTGGATCGATGGATACGGCCCCGTACCACCGGCTGA
- a CDS encoding AEC family transporter, translated as MLSVLLITFPFFALVLCGYLAARGGILPQPAIPGLNAFVLYFALPCMLYRFGATTPIGQLLDPAVAGVYLLCASVMVAGTVLATRGPRIGWNDAAFGALVAAFPNTGFMGVPLLVALLGAQSAGPAIVTIVVDMVFTSSLCIALSRLDGAGSHGVGVALRNAFRGMATNPMPWSIALGALASALQFTLPGPVDKTVAMLADAASPVALFTIGAVLARSQMNQHERVLVRDYVPVALAKLLVHPLLVWGVGRAAMALGVPLDPFAFTVLVLLAALPSASNVSLLAERFGAHNGRIARIILVSTALAFLSFSAAVALLT; from the coding sequence GTGCTGTCTGTCCTGCTGATCACCTTCCCCTTCTTTGCGCTGGTGCTGTGCGGCTATCTGGCCGCGCGCGGCGGCATTTTGCCGCAACCGGCCATTCCGGGGCTCAATGCCTTCGTGCTGTATTTCGCGCTGCCGTGCATGCTGTACCGCTTTGGTGCCACCACGCCCATTGGGCAGCTCCTGGACCCGGCGGTGGCTGGCGTGTATCTGCTGTGCGCGTCGGTGATGGTGGCGGGCACGGTGCTGGCCACGCGCGGGCCGCGCATCGGCTGGAACGACGCCGCCTTCGGCGCCCTGGTGGCGGCATTCCCGAACACGGGGTTCATGGGGGTGCCGCTGCTCGTCGCTCTGCTGGGCGCGCAAAGTGCGGGTCCGGCCATCGTCACCATCGTGGTGGACATGGTGTTCACCAGTTCGCTGTGCATCGCGCTCTCGCGCCTCGATGGTGCGGGCTCCCACGGCGTGGGTGTCGCACTGCGCAATGCCTTCCGGGGCATGGCGACCAACCCCATGCCCTGGTCGATTGCGTTGGGTGCGCTGGCGTCCGCCCTTCAGTTCACCTTGCCCGGGCCGGTCGATAAAACCGTGGCCATGCTGGCCGATGCTGCCTCGCCAGTGGCTCTGTTCACCATTGGTGCCGTGCTGGCACGCTCGCAGATGAACCAGCACGAGCGCGTGCTGGTGCGCGACTACGTGCCCGTGGCGCTGGCCAAGCTGCTGGTGCACCCGCTGCTGGTGTGGGGGGTGGGCCGCGCGGCCATGGCGCTGGGGGTGCCGCTGGACCCGTTTGCCTTCACCGTGCTGGTGCTGCTGGCCGCGCTGCCCAGTGCCAGCAATGTGTCGTTGCTGGCAGAGCGCTTTGGCGCGCACAACGGACGCATCGCGCGCATCATTCTGGTGTCCACAGCGCTGGCGTTCCTGAGCTTCTCTGCAGCGGTGGCGCTGCTGACCTGA